CTCCGAGAACCGGCGTGGGCCGTCCTGCAGGCAGCGCAGGATCAGCGTGGCCCACTTGTCGCCCACGCGGAACGGCACCAGCGGGGACGGGCAGACGGGGTCGAACATCTCGGGGTCCAGGGGGACCCGTTCGGCCCGTCCGGCCTGCGGTTTCGTCATGATCCACACCGTAGGGCGGTATCCGATCGGAAACCAGCCCTCGCCCTACGCTCCGGCCCATGGAAGCCAAGAGCAGCAAAATCATCGTGTTCGGGGCGGGTGGCCGGGTCGGCCGGGCGGCCGTGGCGGAGGCCCGGAGGCGGGGCCACGAGGTCACGACGGCCGGGCGGGCCGACGGGGACGTGACGGACCCGGCGGCCGTGGCACGGCTCGCGGCCGGGCACGATGCGGCGATCGTCGCCGTGTACGACCCCGGGGCGCGGCCCGGCGAGTTCTTCCCCGCCGTCGCCCGCGCCCTCGCGGAGGGGCTCCCGGCGGCCGGGGTGAAGCGGCTGGTGTCGGTCGGGCTGGCGTCCGTACTGCCGACCGAGTCCGGTGACTTGCTGATGGACGTCCCCGGGTACCCGCAGGAGTGGCGGGAGTTCTACGTCGGCCACGGCGCCGGCACCGAGGCCCTGCGGGCGGCCGCACCGGAGGCGCTGGACTGGGTGGTGCTGAGCCCGGCGGGGGACTTCGACCACGAGGGCGAGCCCACGGGCGGGTACGTGCCCGCCCCGGCGGCCGCCGACAGCCGGATCACGCCCGGAGACTTCGCCCGCGCGCTGCTGGACGAGGCCGAGGCCCCGACGCTGCACCGGACCCACGCGGGAGTGTCCGCCGCATGACCGACACGATCCACGACAACCCGACCCCCTGGGTCGCCGACCACATCCGCCGCTTCGAGGAGACCGGCGGCCGCCCCCGCCCCGGGGTGGCCGACCTGCTCCTGACCACCCGGGGCCGCAGGTCCGGCCTGCTGCGCCGCACGGCGCTGGCGTACGTCCGGGACGGGGACGCGTACGTCCTGACGGCGTCCAACGCGGGCGCGGACCGTCACCCGGCCTGGTACCTGAACCTGCTGGTCACCCCGGAGGTCACCCTCCAGGTCGGCGCGGCCACCCTCCCGGCGACGGCCCGCCCGGCCACGGCGGCTGAGTCGGCCCGCCTGTGGCCGGCGGTGGTGGCCGCGATGCCCTCATACGCGGACTACCGCACCGCGACGACCCGGGAGATCCCCCTGGTCCTGGTCACCCCGACGGGATGATCGACGAGCTGACGGCCAGGCGGGCAGGCCGCAGGCCCTGCCGGAAAAACCGGCAGGGCCTGCGGGGTGAGATACGGGACAGACGACAGACTTACGGCAGCGTCCGGTGGATCGCTGTCAGGCGGTCGTCCGGGTCGTCCGGGACGAGGACGCCCGAGCGGTCGATCCGCCACCACGTCTCGTCCGGGACGAACGGCGCGCACTTCGTCGCGCCGTAGCCGTCCTCGGCCAGCCGGGACAGCGCCTCCGACAGGCGGGGGACCCGCTCGTCGGAGAACGTGTCCCCGTCACCGGGGACGGAGACCGTGTCCCCGTCGGGCTCGACCGCGATGTGGGTGAGCGAGCCCTCGGTGGAGAACCCCAGCTGTACGTCTCCGTACAGGCAGAAGACCGGGTCCTCGCTGGCGAGGCCGTCCGGCTCGCCCCAGGCCGCGACGATGTCGCGGTAGTCGGTGCCGGGGACGGCGGCGCCCAGCTCTCCCGTGCGCATGAAGCGCAGGAGGGCATTCATCAGGGTCGCTCCTCACTCGTCGGAACTCGTCGGAACTCATCGGTCCCCGCTCACGGAGTAGTGAGCTTCTTCAGTGTCTCCACCAGGCGCTCCAGGCCGGGGATCTCATTGCTGAAGCTGTGATTCTCCTTGAGGTACTTCAGCCCCTTCTCGGCCGCCTCCAGGGCCTTCTTCTGGAACGCGGCGTTCGCGAAGCTCTTCTTGGCCGCGGCCAGTGCTTCCTTGCCCGCCTTGCCGGAGAACGTGGACCGGTAGGTGATCGCCCCGGACTTGTCGGCGGCGACGGAGACCTCGCCCGCGCTGCCCTTGCCCGGCAGCTTCA
The window above is part of the Streptomyces syringium genome. Proteins encoded here:
- a CDS encoding NAD(P)-dependent oxidoreductase codes for the protein MEAKSSKIIVFGAGGRVGRAAVAEARRRGHEVTTAGRADGDVTDPAAVARLAAGHDAAIVAVYDPGARPGEFFPAVARALAEGLPAAGVKRLVSVGLASVLPTESGDLLMDVPGYPQEWREFYVGHGAGTEALRAAAPEALDWVVLSPAGDFDHEGEPTGGYVPAPAAADSRITPGDFARALLDEAEAPTLHRTHAGVSAA
- a CDS encoding nitroreductase/quinone reductase family protein codes for the protein MTDTIHDNPTPWVADHIRRFEETGGRPRPGVADLLLTTRGRRSGLLRRTALAYVRDGDAYVLTASNAGADRHPAWYLNLLVTPEVTLQVGAATLPATARPATAAESARLWPAVVAAMPSYADYRTATTREIPLVLVTPTG